The genomic region TCTCGCGCTTTTGCAAGGCACGCAAAAAATCCTCATACAAAATACCTTCCATCTCTTCAGCCTTGTTTTGCTCGGCGTCTTTAAACATCGAAGAGAGAAAAAAAGTTGCTTTGTCTAAAGATTCTAAAATTTCTAAAACCTGCGCGATTGCCTTTTGCTTGGTGGTTTTTGCAAGCAAGATTTGATAATAGTCAAAAATATGTGTCGCGTGCTCTGGCAACTCAAGCGCGCTATCGCTTAGCAACAAGCCAATTTTTGCTTCTTTGTTTTGAGGATTAAGCGCTAGGATTTTTTCAAACTCACTAAATGCGCGCTGGTAGTCCTTTTGTGCGAAAAGTAAAAAAGCATTTTTTATGGCTTTGTTGATTGCATATCGTGAGTTTATAGCGCTAAGTTTTTGCATAAAAGTCCTTGTTTTAGAGCTTTTCAAAAGGATTTGGCTCGTTGTGGGGAATATTAACAAGCACAATATCTGGGTGAATCTCTTCTTTCAAGCGATTTTCAATGGCGTATTTTAGTGTCCTTGAGCTACTCGGGCAACCGTGGCACGCACCCTCCAAACGCACATACACCCGCGCATTTTTAATGCCCAAAATGCTAATGTCCCCACCATCTAAATGCAAAGTCGGGCGCACTTTTTGTATCACCAACTCCACAGGGGTTTGCAACTCTTCATCGCTGAAAGGAAAATTTTGCATAACTCTTCCTTAATATTAGTATTATCTCAAGGGAGCGAAATCCTGTTTTGGCTCCACTTCACTGCGTTAAGATTCTCTAACGCCATTTATTTAATAAATTGAAAATCAGCAAACTCCGCGCATTGTATCCAAAAACACCAATGCAAGTGTCAATCTTTTTTGAAAAAATGGCGGTTTCTGTAAATGAGAAAAACAAGATACAACACCAAAATGCTTGCTATGATGATTTTTTCTTCCATTGCAAATCCTTATCAATGCAAAACTTACTTTTTATCCAACACTTCAAACGCCGGCAACACTTCACCTTCCAAAAGCTCCAAGCTCGCACCACCACCGGTTGAAATAAAGCTCATATTATCCCTCTCCCCTGCTTTATCAATCGCATCTGCTGTATCACCCCCACCAATGAGACTAAAGGCATAAGTATCACTCACTGCGTGCGCAAGGCTAAATGTCCCACGTGAAAATGCACCAATTTCATAGATTCCAAGCGGACCATTCCAAATGATGGTTTGAGAATCCCGCACTACCTCGCTAAAAAGCTTGCTTGTCGCAGGTCCCATATCCACAGCCATATAACCATCTGGAATATCTTGTGCGGGCGTGATTTTGATATGCTCGTGCTTTTTAATGTCATCAGTGCTTACGACATCAACGGGTAGATAGATTTTGACACCCTTTTGCTTTGCGGTATCCAAAATCTTACGCGCCTCGCTTACCAAGTCATCTTCCACAAGGGATTTTTGCATATCAAAACCGCGCGCTTTTAGGAAAGTATTGCTCATCGCCCCACCGATAATAATCTTATCAATAGAATCTAAAATGTTATAAAGGAGCGTGAGCTTTGAGCTTACCTTGCTTCCACCAACGATAAGTAGCACAGGCTTGAGCGGATTTGCCAAAGCTTTTGCAAAAGAATCTATCTCTTTTTTTAGCAGCAATCCTGCAACTTTTTCTTTGACAAATTTCGCCACGCCATAAGTGCTAGCGTGCGCCCTGTGGCTCGTCCCAAAAGCGTCATTTACATACACATCGCACAGCTCGCCAAGTTTAGCACTTAACTCATCGCTATTTTTTTCCTCGCCATCATAGTAGCGGATATTTTCTAGCAAAATTACAGAATTTGAGCCAGTGAGCGTGCTTTGGAGTGTTTTGACAGATTCTATGCTATCAGCAAAGGCAACATCACGTCCCAAAAGGCGCTCCACGCGCTTTAGAATATGCTTGAGTGAAAACTCCGAGCTTCTGCCCTTTGGACGCCCTAGGTGGCTTACAAGTGTGATATTTTTTGCTCCATTATCAATGCAGTAGTTAATAGTGGGCAGCGCCTCGCGGATTCTCGTATCATCTGAAATATTAAAATCCTCATCTAATGGTACATTAAAATCCACGCGCACAAGCACGCGCTTATTTGCCACATCAATATCACGCACGCTTTTAACGCCCTGCATTGTTTCAATTCCCGCGATTTTGTTCATTGTGTCTCCTTTGTTTTGATGTATGGCTTAAAATTTAGGTTCTATTCCTTTGAGTGTATCACCTTCGCGGAAGTGAATTCCGCTTCATCTCCGCTTCGCGTTCATACTTAACGCTTTTTGGTTGATAAGAATCTTGGATTCTCTTGCCACTCTTTGGAGTTTTTAGATTCTCATTAACGCAATAGCGGACAAAATCCAATACTAGCAAAAGGCGCAACTTTAAAAAGCAAAAAGAGAATCTGCCGCTTTTAAAAGTTTTCTTAGTTTTAGAATCCCCCTAGTTTTTCCCCACCGAGTATATGAAAATGCAAATGTGGTACTTCCTGCCCGCCATCTGCGCCGATATTACTAATCACTCTATACCCGCTTTTTTCAATCCCAAGCTTTTTTGCCACTTCTTTAATAAACTCGCTTAATCCAGTCAAAGTTTCAGAATCTGCACTCTGAAAGTCTTTCACACTTTTTTTTGGGATTGCAAGCACATGCACGCGCGCCTTTGGATTAATGTCTTCAAATGCCAAAAAATGCTCATTTTCCAGCACCTTTTTGCACGGCAACTCACCTGCAATGATTTTTTCAAATACATTCATTGAATCTCTCCCTGCGTTGTATTTCTCTGCATTGCGTTATTTCCTTCTCAAAAAAACGAAATAAGCGCGCGCATTATAGCATATTGCTTTAAAATTCTTTTTTAAGATTAAAAAGCCCCTTGATAATGAGACTAAAGAAAATCCCTTCAAAAAGCGCGCCAAAAATACATGAAATATAAAGCGCATCACCAAGCACACCAAATTTTTGCCCCATACTTGCGACAATGACTAAAAAAGTCAGCGGCATACAATCGCTAAGTGCAAAAAGTAGCGTGTGCTTGAAATTCTTAAAATAGCGCAAAAACACCACACTTGCCGCGCAGATTCTGATACTTAGCATACCTAACACAAGATAGAGTGCGTGCAGTAAAATATGCGGATTTTCCACCACGATAGGAATATCAATAGTCGTGCCAACATAAATAAAGAAAAATGGCACAAAAAACCCAAAGCCCAAATCATTGAGTTTTTCAGGTAGCGTGTGCTTGTATTTAAAATAAGTCGCAAGGATAACGCCTGCAATAAATGCACCCAACACTTTTTCTAGGGAAAGCGCGGTGGTTAGCACAATAAAAAGCACAAAAAGCAAAATCACAAAACGAATATCTTGAGAATTTGTGTCATCGTGCGGGAGAAGTAAGAGTTTTAGATTCGGAAACCACCAAAACAAAATATTTGCAAGCTTAAAGACGCCAACCACACAGATTAAAAAAACAGAAAGCATTAGCAAACTTTCACCCAACTGCCAATTAAAGCCGTATTTATACGCGCCTTCCATTGTGATAAGCACAGCAATACTGACTACTTCACCTAGGATTCCAATTTTTAGCGCGAGATTGAGCCACGGCTTATCCTTGCCATAATCGCGTATAAGCGCCATAATCATGCCTAAGCTCATCACAGGTAAAAGTGCTAAGAAAATAATAGGCAATGCCAAAGCCACCACGCAAAGCGCAGAAAGCCCATACAGCATTACAAAATATGCCCCAGCGCGGTAGAGAAACTGCCTATCCATAGCAAGGAAGTTTTTTAAATCTACCTCCATACCGCACAAAAACATCAAAAATAAAAGCCCCGTATTTGCAACAATCATTATGTAAGTATCTTGCGGATTCACAAGATCAAAATAACCCGCAAAAATACCAAGCAAAATCTCTGCAACAACGATGGGAATCTTTGTAAGATTGCTTAAAGGCGTGGCAAGGACGATGAGAATTGCAACAATTGCAAATGGCAAAAGAAGTTCCATAAATATCAAACCTTAAAAAATATAATAAATCGCGCCATTATACCCTGCCAAAGCAAAAGGGAATATAAGGGGAATCTAAATGCGATAAATCAAGTGCGCGGGCTTGCCAACTTTTGAGATTAAGCTCATAATAAGAAAGCGCATAGGAGGCGCTAAAACACATTTGCAAGCTAAAACACTGCGCTTAGTTCATCAAATTGACCTTACACACGGAAAGGATTCTAAAATTCACCCCGCCTTCGATACCAATGAGATGATAGCCAATTAATAAATATTTTTTGTTTTAATTAAGCGTATAGAATCCTTGCAACAGCACGCTTACAACGCTATCACAAAGATTTAAAGAAGTTAAATTTAAGAGTAAAATTATTTCATCTGCATTGCGACTTCTGCAGCAAAATCCTCAACTTTTTTCTCAATGCCTTCACCCAGCTCAAAGCGCACATATTTTGTGATTTCAAGCTCATCGCTAAGTTCTTTGCCGACATTTTCTAGCACTTGCGCAATTGTCTTTTTATCGTCCATCACAAAAAACTGCCCTAGCAATGTTAGGCGCTGGTCGATAAGTGTATTATCCGCGATAAAGCGCTCAATTTGCCCGGGGATAATTTTTTCCCAAATTTTTTCAGGCTTGCCTTGTTTTTGCAATTCCGCTTCAAAGTCCTTTTTAGCTTGCTCCAACACTGCAGGTGTGAGCTCACTGCGACTAATATAGGTAGGGATTTTATGTAATGGCTTGCCAAGTCTTTGCAATTCCTCATTTTCTTTTGTGAGTTCTGCGATAAGCGCAACTTTTTCTTGCTTGATAAATTCAGAATCTAGCTCCGTGTAGCTAAGCACTTGAGGCTTCATCGCAGCCGCGTGCATACAGAAATTGCGCGCTAACTCGGCAGCTTTTGCTTTTGAGCTTTCTTTCTTATACGCGATTGCGATAAGCACGCCAACGCGCCCATTTGAATGCACATAGCCATTTACCACAGCATTGCCTTGCACCTTGATTGTGTCAATTCTGCGAATAACGATATTTTCACCAATTTTTGCGATATTTTGTTGCAAAAATTCTTCAAATTTTGTGCCATCAACCACACTTGTATTAAGGCTCGAAACTTCGCTTAGCTCGTTTTCAAACACGATTTTTGCACTTTTTTGCACGAGCTCTTTGAAAGTATCATTTTTTGCCACAAAATCCGTTTCGGAGTTGATTTCAAGCAAACTTGCCTTACTAAAATCACTTGCCACTTCAACACTCACAACACCTTCACTTGCGATTCTATCGGCTTTTTTAGCAGCTTTGCTTAAGCCCTTTTCACGCAAATATTCCACTGCCTTTTCAATCTCGCCTTTTGTTTCCACAAGCGCTTTTTTGCAGTCCATCATTCCCGCGTCAGTGAGTTCGCGGAGTTTTTTTACTAACTGTGCTGAAATCTCCATTATTTTTCTCCCTCTTGTAGTTCTGCTAGTACTTCTTGCTTTTCTTCTTCAGTAGCTGCTTTTTGCTCTTGCTTAGCTTCTTCAAGCTCACCATCTTTGTTTTGCGCGCGCCCTTCTTGGATAGCCTCTACCATTTCTTTGCAGAAAAGTTGGATTGAGCGGATTGCATCATCATTTCCGGGAATTGGATAATCCACTTTATCTGGATCGCAATTTGTATCAAGTGGCGCAACAACAGGGATTCCAAGCCTTCTAGCTTCTGCGACTGCAATCCTTTCTTTCACCACATCAATGACAAAAATCATATCAGGAACTTTTTTCATATGGCGCACACCACCGAGGTATTTTGTGAGTTTTTCTTTCTTGCGTATAAGCATAAGTTTTTCTTTCTTTGTGAGCAGGTCAATTTGCCCACTCTCTTCCATTTGCTCAATAATTTCAAGCTTGCGCACAGATTTTTTAATCGTGCTAAAATTTGTCAGCATACCACCTAGCCAGCGATAATTCACATAAGGAATATTGATAGTTTCCGCATACTGCTTAATTGTCTCGCTTGCTTGTTTTTTGGTGCCAACAAACATAATCGTTTTGCCCTCACTCGCTGCTTCGCGCACGATATTATAAGTATATTTGAAATAGCGTAAAGTCTTCTGCAAGTCAATAATGTGAATATTTTTGCGCACACCAAAAATGAAGCGTCCCATTTTTGGATTCCATCGTCTTGTCTGATGCCCGAAATGCACACCGCACTCAAGCAAATCTTTCATCGTGATCATTGTGTCTCCTTTTACTTTATTTTGGTTTTGCCTCCATACCCATTAACGCAAACTCCATCTTGCAGAGAATCCGCAACCGCACAAGGATTGGTATGTGTGAGCTGTTTATAACTTTCTCCTAAAAATTTCAGAAAAAAACGCGCAATTGTATCGCGCAAATACTTAAGCAATGGTTAAAACCTAAAAGTAACATTTTCCTAAAGATTAATTTTTCGGAATCAAATTTGCTTAATTTGCATTAACAAGCAGATTTATAGGAGTCGTGAAAATGGATTTTGTCAGCATTATAATGGGAAGCAAGAGCGATTTTAATGTGATGAATGAGTGCGCGGAAGTGCTAAGGAAGTTTCAAGTGCCTTTTGAGCTCATCATCTCATCTGCCCACCGCTCGCCCACACGCACGCAAGAATATGTCATTGACGCGCAAGAGCGTGGCGCGCAGGTATTTATCGCAGCAGCTGGTATGGCAGCACACTTGGCAGGAAATATCGCTGCACACACTTGCAAGCCTGTGATTGGTGTGCCATTAGCTGGAGGTGCGCTAGATGGGCTAGATTCTCTACTTTCAACGGTGCAAATGCCTTCTAGTATTCCTGTAGCCACCCTTGCACTTGGCAAAGCAGGTGCGATAAATGCAGCGTATTTGGCAATGCAGATTCTAAGTCTCAAAAACAACGAGTTAGCGGGCAAACTCATACAAGATCGCGTGATGAAAGCCAAAAAAGTAGAGCTTGATTCTTCAGAAGTGGAAGTAAGGATTTAAGATTATGCAAAATACAGAATCTAGCGTGCAAGAAACCCAAACACAAAATAGCACGCCAACAAATCCACAAGGCACACAAAATGCACAAAATAGCACTGCTCCCGCGCCACTTGAGACAAAAAGCAATGCGACTTGGATGAGCTTAGAAGAATTTTTAAAACTCTCAGGTTTGCCACAAGAAAAAGTTCTCGCGCTTATAGAATCTGGGAATATCCTTAGCAAAAAAGAGGGGGATAAGATTTTCATAGATGCCACTAGCGGCACTTCAGCGCTTGTAAAACGTGTAGAATACAGTTTGTTTAATTCAGATACAAGTGGCAATGCGCTTGATCCGCTCTTTGTGGAAAAGACGATTTCGACAATTTTGAGCCTGCATGAAAAGGTAGTCGCAGGGAAAGATGAAACCATCAGCGCATATAAAAATGAAAACTCCTTTCTTAAAGAGGCACTTGTGTCGATGCAAGAAGTCTATGATGATGATAAAAAGACGATGGAGACCTTACGTTCTGAGCTAGAGCGCGCCAGAGAAGAAAATGAATTTATGAAGCGCAAATACCGCCTTATGTGGGGAAGAGTGTCAGATATGAGCGGGAAATAAAGTATTGAAAAATCAAAAGTGGTAAAAAAGTAGAGGGGCTAAGCCTTTTTCTTTTGTGTGAAAAATAGAGAATCTATTCTTTCCGATGTATCGCCCGCGCGGAAGTAAATTCCGCTTGTCTCCACTCCAGTCTTGCTACACTTCGCTTGCGCGCGCGGGACTTGACATTTTTTTGGTTGATTAGGTTTGTTAATTTTAAAGATTCTATTTCTTAAAGTTTCTTGTTTGCAAGGGGACAAAAAAAGAATAGGCTTGAATTGCCAAAATTTGAATTGAAAAATTTGCAAGGATTCTGTAATTTTATAAGATATAGGGATAAAGTAGATTTTCCCTAACGGGAACGAGGGGTGCAAGCTAACAATAAGCTTTAAAATACCCTTTTAAGGAGATTTTCAACCCTTAGGATTGTAATAAGCCTATCCTCGCGCTTACCAATGCCCTGCATAAGCTCTTCGCTCTCACTTATCGTATCTGGCACTGGATCAATGTCGCTGTAATTGATACGCACAGCCTCATTGAGCTTGTCAATCACAAATCCCACAACTTCATCTTTATGATACACAACCAAATATCTTGTGTCTTGGTCCTGCTTAATGGCTGAAAGCCCAAAACGCAAGCGTAAATTAATAAGCGGAAATATGCTTCCACGCAAGCTAAACACGCCCATCACATAATCTGGTGTTCCCGGCACACGCGTATAATCGATAGGCTTTACAATCTCTTTTACATTAAGAATTGGCACAGCAAACTCTTCGCTTCCCACATCAAAACTAATCACCTGCAAAGTCTCTTCATCAAAGCCCACACCCTCGCCTGCAGACTTTTTGTTTTGTTGCTTATCAAAAACTTCTTTTAGTTGCTCATTCATTATCCTACTCCCCTTCTTTTAGGTTGATATTGCGTCTCACCACATTGGCGAGATATTCAGGTGTGTAAGGCTTTGTGATATATTCTGTCATACCAGATTCTACCCCGCGCATTCTATCAGTTTTGCTGTTACGACTTGTGACCGCGATAAGTGGCAGATTCTTAAATTTATTATATTTGCGCACTTCAGAGGCGAAAGTATAGCCGTCCATTTTTGGCATTTCAATATCCACAAGCACCGCATCAACCTGTTTGTCACCATTTTTTACAATATCTAAACCTTCTAATCCATTGCTAGCTTCTAGCACGGTGACGCCGAGGCTTTTCAAGCATTTTTTCATAATCGCTCTATCAGTGTTGCTATCATCAATTGCAAGCACAACATAATCACTTGGTGAACTTTTTATCTTTTGTGTTTCTGCTTCATCGATGAGTTTATTAATGCTAACTTTAACACATTTTGCCATTTCCATCATACCCGCAACATCAACGATGAGTGTGATTCTACCATCACCCCTTACGGTCGCACCAGCGATGCCCTCTGTACCTTTGAGATAATAGCCAAGCGATTTAATCACCACTTCTTCTTGTCCGATGAGATAATCCACAATTACGCCGATTTTCTGATCCGCCAAGCCGATAATAACGACATACACTTCATTCATCGCTTCTAGCACAGAATCTACCTTGAAAATATCCGCTAAGCGCACGAGTGAAAGCACCTCATCACGCAATCTTAGCACACTCTTGCCATCGACTGCATAAATCTCATCTTGGCTGATACGCACTGTTTCAATAACAGATGAAAGCGGAATAGCGTAGTATTCCTCTTGTGCTGCGACAAGCAAGGCTTGAATAATCGCAAGAGTGAGCGGGATTTTGAGCTTTTGTGTTGTGCCTACGCCCTTTTCAGATTCTATTTCAATGATACCATTGAGTTTTTCAATGTTTGATTTTACAACATCCATTCCCACACCACGCCCAGAGACATTGGTAATTGTCTTAGCGGTTGAAAATCCGGGCTTAAAGATGATATTAAACGCCTCTTTATCGCTCATAGCATCAGCTTCGCGTTCGCTAATAAGCCCCTTCTCCACAGCCTTTTGCCTTAGCATTTGCGCATCTAAGCCCTTGCCATCATCTGTGATTTCTACCACGATATGATTGCCCTCGTTATAGGCTTTGAGCTGGACAGTGCCCGTAGCTGGCTTACCTGCGAGCTTTCTATCCTCTGGAGATTCTATACCATGATCGCAAGAGTTTCTAATAATGTGAATTAGCGGGTCGCCGATTTCCTCTACAATGGATTTATCAAGCTCTGTTTCTTCTCCTGTAATGATAAGGTCAATGCTCTTATTAAGCTCGCGAGAAAGGTCGCGCACCATACGCGGGAATTTATTAAACACCTTACCGATAGGTTGCATACGCGTTTTCATCACCGCAAGTTGCAAGTCAGTTGTAATTGATGAAATGCTAGAAACCACTTGATTGAGCTCTTCTAAGAATTTTTCCCCATCATAGCGCTCTTCCACATCGCCATAAATTTTAATAAGTCGGTTTTTACCCAGCACAAGCTCCCCGATAAGATTCATTAAGTGATCTAGACGGCGCACATCTACACGCACGGTTTGTTCCACATTTGTTGCCGGTGTGTTGCCATCATCTTTTTTCGCACCCGCTGGTTTTGCACTTGCACCAGCAGGAGCTTTTGGTGAGGCTGGTTTTGGTGCTTCTGTTTTTACGGGTTCCTCGCTTGGCGCGTGTGGGGCTTGAATATCTTGCGTGATACCTTGCTTTTTAAGCTCTTCTCTACGCACTTTATCTGCTTCTTGACGTTTTTTTAGCAAACGCTCGATTTCAGCCTCTACTTGCTCCCCGCTCATTGAAGAATAATCTAAATCCGGCTCATCAGCAAGCGGATTCGTAGCATCTGTCGCAGGTGCTGAAGATTCTGTTGTTGAGGCTGCTGGTGTAGATTGCGCTGATTGTGTTTCTTGTGCGTTTTCTGGGCTTGGTGCAGCACCACCCGAAGAAATAGCCTGCAATCTTTTTACCGTATCAGCAATGTCAATGCCACTCTTTGCGTCTGTGCCATTGTCTCTAATCGCATTTAGCAAGGCTTTCATCAAATCCACAGACTGCAACACCACATCCATAATATCTGGCGTGATTTTTAGCTCTGCACGACGCGCTTTATTAAGAACATCTTCCATGTTATGCGTCAAACTTGTAAGAATATCAAAATTTAAAAATGAACTAGATCCTTTAATTGTGTGTGCCACGCGGAAGATTCTATTCAAAAGCTCCAAATCCTCTGGGTTATTTTCAAGCTCGACTAAGTCTTGATCGAGCTGTTCGACCATCTCAAATGCCTCTATGAGGAAATCTTCCATTATCTCTTGCATATCGTCCATTGCTAAACCTCACTTTTACAGAGTTTAAAATTAAATAATTTGGTTATTTTAGCAAATTATTTCAATAAAATTCTAGAAATTTCATCATAAAATAATCCTGCGTCAAATTTTACCAAATACGCATCTGCTCCCAACTCTTTACCTTTCTCTTCACTCAACTTATCACAAATTGAGGAGTTAAAAATAATTGGAATCCCAGAAAATCGCTCATCTTGCTTTATTTGCGCCGCAAAATGGAATCCATCCATCCTAGGCATTTCCACATCTGAAACAACCAATTTAAGATGATCTCGCAACTTGTCTCCATACTCGCCATAAAGCTTTTCTAGCTTTTCAATCCCATCTTCACCATCGATTGCTTCCACAATCTCAAAGCCCACATTGCGTAACGAAGTGCGCAAAAGCTTGCGTGCGATAAGACTATCGTCTAAAATTAGCACTTTACCTTCAAATTTTGGAATCTCTTTTTTACTTCCATCATCATTTAGCAGTGTCTTCATCGGGTCGTAGAAATTTAAATCATTAATAATGCTCTCTAAATCCAAAATAAGCAATGTTTTATTGTCTTCAATCCTTGTAGTGCCTGTGATTTTGCCCCTTTGGTTATCATCTCCGCCAAAAACCGCGCCCTCAATATCCTTCCAGCTAATACGCCGAATGCGACGCGCCTCGTGGATTATAAAGCCAACCTTAATATTATTAAACACGGTTACGATGACTTTGCGACTTTTGTTTTTGCTAGGATCAGTCTGCACGCGCATCCAAGTAGCTAAATCCACCAAAGGCACAATCTCACCGCGCAAATCAAAAGTCCCAAGCACATAATCCGGCGCAGCGGGCAAATCGAAAATATGGTTTGGAAACTCGACAATCCCCTCCACCTTAGCGACATTGATTCCATAAATGCCCTCATAGATTTCCTCTCGTATCTCAAAGATTCTGAAATCCACGAGCTGCATTTCGTTTGTGGCGATTTTTGAAAGATCTTTTCTCTCATTTAGAGACATTCTCACTCCTAAAAAAAATAAATCTAACTCACTCAAAGATACCTATTGTAATGCAAAAATACTTCCATTTATATAAAAGGAAGGCAAACAAATATACAAAATCTCCCCTTTTGTAAATCTCGCATCTAAATGAAAATGTCCTTCTATGATGATTTTTGGGGTCATTTCTAGCATTTTACAATATTTGCGAGAGAAAAATTTTTTATACGCAAGCAATCTTTTTTTGCAAAATTCCTCGCATTTTTGTGAATCCACCTCAAAATCACGTACTTTTTTTTGCAAGATTTTTCTCTCTAGATTCTCATACAGCTTGCCTTTTGTCAAAATATCAGCAATTTTGACACACCACAGCCCAAAACTAGAATTTAGCACGCCAATGTAAAATTTATATTTGAAATTCAAAAACAAATCTCCGTGTGCCAAACTCACACTTTTTCCATTAAACTCTGCAAGCAATGGCTGTTGTGAGCGCGAGATAATATGCACATTTGGTAAATCCAAATAGCGCAAGCCAAAATCGTGGTTTCCTTCAAACCAAAAAACCTCCGCTCGCTCGCTCAAAGCACGCACAGATTCTAAAAGTGCGCAGTTTGAATCCTTGCTTTTTTTGAGATTCCCCACCAAAACCTGCGCAATATCACCCATCAAAAACACTTGCGAAGCATTTGTAGAATCTAAGAGCGCTAAAAGTGCTTTGCTAGATTTTTTTGCGTGCGCGTCGCTACCTCCCCAGTGAGAATCCGCCACAAAAAGCGCATCATTTGCGATAATTACTTGCTCCATTTCCACGCCTTACAATCCCCGCTCTGCTTTCAAATTCGCCTTATAATCTTTTGCACGCTAGATTCCCACTTTTGGTATCCCACAATCCTCATCAAAGCCACACATTAAGTTCGCATTTACCACCGCTTGTGAGCTTGCCCCACGCAAAAGATTATCAATTGCGCTATTGATAAAAAGCCCACGCCCGCGTCTAAGCGCAAAAATATCGCACATATTGCTTCCGCGCACATTGCTAATGCGTGGCGGTGTGGTGCAGATTCTCACAAATTGACTATTTTTGTAATGCGCACGTAAAATTTCTAAAGG from Helicobacter himalayensis harbors:
- a CDS encoding NifU family protein → MQNFPFSDEELQTPVELVIQKVRPTLHLDGGDISILGIKNARVYVRLEGACHGCPSSSRTLKYAIENRLKEEIHPDIVLVNIPHNEPNPFEKL
- a CDS encoding phosphoglycerate kinase translates to MNKIAGIETMQGVKSVRDIDVANKRVLVRVDFNVPLDEDFNISDDTRIREALPTINYCIDNGAKNITLVSHLGRPKGRSSEFSLKHILKRVERLLGRDVAFADSIESVKTLQSTLTGSNSVILLENIRYYDGEEKNSDELSAKLGELCDVYVNDAFGTSHRAHASTYGVAKFVKEKVAGLLLKKEIDSFAKALANPLKPVLLIVGGSKVSSKLTLLYNILDSIDKIIIGGAMSNTFLKARGFDMQKSLVEDDLVSEARKILDTAKQKGVKIYLPVDVVSTDDIKKHEHIKITPAQDIPDGYMAVDMGPATSKLFSEVVRDSQTIIWNGPLGIYEIGAFSRGTFSLAHAVSDTYAFSLIGGGDTADAIDKAGERDNMSFISTGGGASLELLEGEVLPAFEVLDKK
- a CDS encoding histidine triad nucleotide-binding protein, with the translated sequence MNVFEKIIAGELPCKKVLENEHFLAFEDINPKARVHVLAIPKKSVKDFQSADSETLTGLSEFIKEVAKKLGIEKSGYRVISNIGADGGQEVPHLHFHILGGEKLGGF
- a CDS encoding cation:proton antiporter; the protein is MELLLPFAIVAILIVLATPLSNLTKIPIVVAEILLGIFAGYFDLVNPQDTYIMIVANTGLLFLMFLCGMEVDLKNFLAMDRQFLYRAGAYFVMLYGLSALCVVALALPIIFLALLPVMSLGMIMALIRDYGKDKPWLNLALKIGILGEVVSIAVLITMEGAYKYGFNWQLGESLLMLSVFLICVVGVFKLANILFWWFPNLKLLLLPHDDTNSQDIRFVILLFVLFIVLTTALSLEKVLGAFIAGVILATYFKYKHTLPEKLNDLGFGFFVPFFFIYVGTTIDIPIVVENPHILLHALYLVLGMLSIRICAASVVFLRYFKNFKHTLLFALSDCMPLTFLVIVASMGQKFGVLGDALYISCIFGALFEGIFFSLIIKGLFNLKKEF
- the tsf gene encoding translation elongation factor Ts, giving the protein MMEISAQLVKKLRELTDAGMMDCKKALVETKGEIEKAVEYLREKGLSKAAKKADRIASEGVVSVEVASDFSKASLLEINSETDFVAKNDTFKELVQKSAKIVFENELSEVSSLNTSVVDGTKFEEFLQQNIAKIGENIVIRRIDTIKVQGNAVVNGYVHSNGRVGVLIAIAYKKESSKAKAAELARNFCMHAAAMKPQVLSYTELDSEFIKQEKVALIAELTKENEELQRLGKPLHKIPTYISRSELTPAVLEQAKKDFEAELQKQGKPEKIWEKIIPGQIERFIADNTLIDQRLTLLGQFFVMDDKKTIAQVLENVGKELSDELEITKYVRFELGEGIEKKVEDFAAEVAMQMK
- the rpsB gene encoding 30S ribosomal protein S2 gives rise to the protein MITMKDLLECGVHFGHQTRRWNPKMGRFIFGVRKNIHIIDLQKTLRYFKYTYNIVREAASEGKTIMFVGTKKQASETIKQYAETINIPYVNYRWLGGMLTNFSTIKKSVRKLEIIEQMEESGQIDLLTKKEKLMLIRKKEKLTKYLGGVRHMKKVPDMIFVIDVVKERIAVAEARRLGIPVVAPLDTNCDPDKVDYPIPGNDDAIRSIQLFCKEMVEAIQEGRAQNKDGELEEAKQEQKAATEEEKQEVLAELQEGEK
- the purE gene encoding 5-(carboxyamino)imidazole ribonucleotide mutase; amino-acid sequence: MDFVSIIMGSKSDFNVMNECAEVLRKFQVPFELIISSAHRSPTRTQEYVIDAQERGAQVFIAAAGMAAHLAGNIAAHTCKPVIGVPLAGGALDGLDSLLSTVQMPSSIPVATLALGKAGAINAAYLAMQILSLKNNELAGKLIQDRVMKAKKVELDSSEVEVRI
- a CDS encoding DUF3972 domain-containing protein, with product MSLEEFLKLSGLPQEKVLALIESGNILSKKEGDKIFIDATSGTSALVKRVEYSLFNSDTSGNALDPLFVEKTISTILSLHEKVVAGKDETISAYKNENSFLKEALVSMQEVYDDDKKTMETLRSELERAREENEFMKRKYRLMWGRVSDMSGK
- a CDS encoding chemotaxis protein CheW; amino-acid sequence: MNEQLKEVFDKQQNKKSAGEGVGFDEETLQVISFDVGSEEFAVPILNVKEIVKPIDYTRVPGTPDYVMGVFSLRGSIFPLINLRLRFGLSAIKQDQDTRYLVVYHKDEVVGFVIDKLNEAVRINYSDIDPVPDTISESEELMQGIGKREDRLITILRVENLLKRVF